A part of Silvimonas soli genomic DNA contains:
- a CDS encoding DUF445 domain-containing protein, with protein sequence MPPESVSSPSLYFQADALKAQRLRHARLFATGLLLVMALIYLTCLRYEHAAPALGYVAAFAEAAMIGGLADWFAVTALFRYPLGVPIPHTAIIPKNKNRIADNLGSFIETHFLQPEQLLTRIDAFNPARRLAIWLARPGAKRELTDQAAHFFTFVLGTLDDPRLAAIARDLVLKSIARADFGGSAAMLIQLLRQDNRHQQILDGVLRELLAQLESPKTQAYLAGLIAKEFDVLRWVALDEAGGRYLARKLVSAALLEIDHALVQPDHPLRATFDRQLAELADNLQNDAAMRQKLENWRDALLASPALHEKLDGLWGTLLASLQQDLTGENSQIRSRVGAAIKQLGLRLHEDRAFGEWLNQQLRDFASRSLVRYRSEIGRFIADQLKAWDDKVLVERLELNVGIDLQFIRVNGTLVGGLIGLLIYSARHGLGF encoded by the coding sequence ATGCCGCCTGAATCCGTCTCTAGTCCCAGCCTTTACTTCCAGGCCGACGCGCTGAAGGCACAGCGTTTACGCCACGCCCGGCTCTTTGCCACGGGCTTGTTGCTGGTCATGGCGCTCATTTATCTGACCTGTCTGCGCTATGAGCATGCAGCACCAGCGCTGGGTTATGTGGCGGCTTTTGCCGAGGCTGCCATGATTGGCGGCCTGGCTGACTGGTTTGCGGTTACGGCCTTGTTCCGTTATCCATTGGGCGTGCCCATTCCGCACACGGCCATCATCCCCAAAAACAAAAACCGTATTGCCGATAATCTGGGCAGTTTTATCGAAACGCACTTTTTGCAGCCAGAGCAATTACTAACGCGGATCGATGCCTTCAACCCGGCGCGGCGGCTGGCAATCTGGCTGGCTCGCCCCGGGGCCAAGCGCGAACTGACCGATCAGGCGGCGCATTTCTTTACCTTTGTGCTGGGCACGCTGGATGATCCGCGCCTGGCGGCCATTGCGCGTGATCTGGTGCTCAAAAGCATCGCGCGTGCCGATTTCGGCGGCAGTGCAGCCATGCTGATCCAGCTGCTGCGCCAGGATAACCGCCACCAGCAGATACTCGACGGCGTTTTGCGGGAGTTACTGGCACAACTGGAATCGCCCAAAACCCAGGCTTATCTCGCGGGGCTGATCGCCAAAGAGTTTGATGTACTGCGCTGGGTCGCGCTGGATGAAGCGGGTGGGCGTTATCTGGCGCGCAAGCTGGTATCCGCCGCATTGCTGGAGATCGACCACGCACTGGTCCAGCCCGATCACCCGTTGCGCGCCACGTTTGACCGGCAACTGGCCGAGCTGGCCGATAATCTGCAGAACGACGCGGCCATGCGCCAGAAACTGGAAAACTGGCGAGATGCACTACTGGCTTCGCCAGCGCTGCACGAAAAACTGGATGGTCTGTGGGGCACCTTGCTGGCCAGCCTGCAGCAAGATCTGACTGGCGAGAACTCGCAAATCCGCAGCCGCGTGGGCGCGGCCATCAAACAATTGGGGCTGCGGTTGCACGAAGATCGCGCCTTTGGCGAATGGCTCAATCAGCAATTGCGTGATTTTGCTTCGCGCTCGCTGGTGCGTTATCGCAGCGAAATTGGCCGGTTTATCGCTGACCAACTCAAGGCTTGGGACGACAAAGTGCTGGTCGAGCGGCTGGAACTGAATGTCGGGATTGATCTGCAATTCATTCGTGTCAACGGCACGCTGGTCGGCGGCCTGATTGGCTTGCTGATCTACTCCGCCCGCCACGGCCTCGGCTTTTAG
- a CDS encoding DUF488 domain-containing protein, whose protein sequence is MSIRIVQLGTPRIADEGVRIGTVRRPPRGVPKAEFSSRDFYDVWLPNLSPSAELVAQAKAVVTDNEWQHFARQFRAEVNTGDTGKVLDLLAALSATTHFALGCYCENENRCHRAILRQLLVERGAQIRKEPED, encoded by the coding sequence ATGAGTATCCGCATCGTTCAATTGGGCACGCCCCGAATCGCCGATGAAGGTGTGCGCATTGGTACGGTGCGCCGCCCACCGCGCGGCGTACCCAAAGCCGAATTCAGCAGCCGCGATTTCTACGACGTCTGGTTGCCCAATCTGTCACCCAGCGCCGAATTGGTCGCGCAAGCCAAAGCCGTGGTTACTGATAACGAATGGCAGCACTTTGCCCGGCAATTCCGGGCAGAGGTCAACACCGGGGATACTGGCAAAGTGCTGGATTTGCTGGCCGCGCTATCGGCCACCACCCACTTTGCTTTGGGCTGTTATTGCGAAAACGAGAACCGCTGCCATCGCGCGATTCTGCGCCAGTTGCTGGTGGAGCGCGGCGCGCAGATTCGCAAGGAACCAGAAGATTAA
- a CDS encoding DUF4442 domain-containing protein has product MKVSLWRHLINIWPPLLFAGIRVARVAPDFRQVVVELRSYKINLNIMRSHFGGSLYAMTDPWYMAMLMQNLGSDYYVWDRHADINFLSPGYGKVTAVFSLDDAQIDAIRAATANGDKHLAQFQVEIHDQTGKLVATVGKTVYVRKKPHKR; this is encoded by the coding sequence ATGAAAGTTTCCCTCTGGCGCCACCTCATCAACATCTGGCCTCCGTTGCTGTTCGCCGGTATTCGCGTCGCCCGCGTGGCCCCGGACTTTCGGCAGGTCGTGGTAGAGCTGCGCTCGTACAAGATCAATCTGAACATCATGCGCTCGCACTTTGGCGGCAGCCTCTACGCCATGACCGACCCCTGGTATATGGCCATGTTGATGCAGAACCTGGGCAGCGATTACTACGTGTGGGATCGCCATGCCGACATCAACTTCCTGAGCCCCGGCTACGGCAAGGTGACCGCCGTCTTTAGTCTGGACGATGCGCAAATCGATGCTATCCGCGCGGCCACGGCCAACGGCGACAAACACCTTGCGCAATTTCAAGTCGAAATCCACGACCAGACCGGCAAGCTGGTCGCCACTGTCGGCAAAACGGTGTACGTCCGCAAAAAACCGCACAAGCGTTAA
- a CDS encoding polysaccharide deacetylase family protein, producing MNSPSHASARTVPVLMYHHVSPSPGPITLSPEHFDAQMRWLAQAGYTTLDTAAFAGFLAGEPVPEKSVLLTFDDGYLDNYVYGHAALQRHGLNAVMFLVTGWMGDGPVRATQGQGALPATPAHGECEQLIASGHADDVIVRWSEIETMRAAGTFEFHSHTHTHTRWDKQCAYASEKRERLAQDIAQSRSRLQQRLGGVSDHLCWPQGYFDADYQQVAREAGFKYLYTTRDDARNVPGTDPARICRIGEKGRGADWLAQKLWLVRNPLLGGAHYWLKQHQKKKR from the coding sequence ATGAATTCTCCATCGCACGCCAGCGCCCGTACCGTTCCGGTATTGATGTATCACCACGTCTCGCCATCCCCCGGCCCGATTACGCTGTCACCGGAACATTTTGACGCGCAAATGCGCTGGCTGGCCCAGGCCGGTTACACCACGCTCGATACCGCCGCGTTCGCCGGGTTTCTGGCGGGTGAGCCAGTCCCGGAGAAATCCGTACTGCTGACTTTTGACGACGGTTATCTGGATAACTACGTTTATGGTCACGCTGCGTTGCAACGGCATGGTTTGAATGCGGTGATGTTTCTGGTGACTGGCTGGATGGGCGACGGTCCGGTTCGCGCCACGCAGGGGCAGGGTGCGTTACCGGCAACACCGGCGCATGGCGAATGCGAACAACTTATTGCCAGCGGCCATGCCGACGACGTCATTGTGCGCTGGAGCGAAATTGAAACCATGCGTGCGGCGGGTACCTTCGAGTTTCACAGCCACACCCACACCCATACTCGCTGGGACAAGCAATGTGCCTATGCCAGTGAAAAACGCGAGCGGCTGGCGCAGGACATCGCCCAGTCGCGCTCAAGGTTGCAACAGCGGCTGGGTGGCGTGTCCGATCATCTGTGCTGGCCGCAAGGCTATTTTGACGCCGACTACCAGCAGGTGGCGCGTGAGGCTGGCTTCAAGTATCTGTACACCACTCGCGATGATGCCCGTAATGTGCCGGGGACCGATCCTGCGCGGATCTGTCGCATCGGCGAGAAGGGGCGTGGTGCCGATTGGCTGGCGCAAAAACTGTGGCTAGTGCGCAATCCGCTGCTGGGCGGCGCGCATTACTGGCTCAAGCAACACCAGAAGAAAAAGCGCTGA
- a CDS encoding glycosyltransferase, protein MPRELANKPVQSPRCKLTAPTREILSLKILYTNFHNGDGGGHTTYIMNLARALAPRHEIFVAAPASSRLYQAASAIPGVQVIDLAFNNRLPTVLRTTKALRGLIARHGFDVIHVNGSADHRMAMLAIIGKGKRRPRIVYTKHNDLPVTGLATWLKARFATDCVICVCEYTRRKLAQTAYAHGALRVVYNGIDLARYAPLDAAATQAARAQWLPANEQHVLALGSNAGTPDYKGWLDLVEAVSTLPDNLRRQVRIVMAGETPSARQVERVAALGMTERVTFSGLLDDVRPLVAALDIGFVISHQETISFACREMMAMGKPALVSDVGGLPENVTSGVDGWVVPARNPAALAQWLTGILAQREQLPAMAHAARDKAVREFSLDTFVQGTEQVYRDLLAAR, encoded by the coding sequence ATGCCGCGCGAACTGGCCAACAAGCCAGTTCAAAGTCCGCGCTGCAAACTCACCGCGCCAACACGGGAAATACTCAGCTTGAAGATTCTCTACACCAACTTTCACAACGGTGATGGCGGCGGTCATACCACCTACATCATGAATCTGGCGCGCGCTTTGGCGCCCCGGCATGAGATTTTTGTAGCGGCCCCGGCCAGCAGTCGTCTTTACCAAGCGGCGTCGGCCATACCGGGTGTGCAGGTAATCGATCTGGCCTTCAACAACCGCCTGCCCACCGTGTTGCGCACCACCAAAGCATTGCGTGGATTGATTGCCCGGCACGGCTTTGATGTCATTCATGTCAATGGTTCGGCCGATCACCGCATGGCCATGCTTGCCATCATTGGCAAGGGCAAGCGGCGCCCGCGCATTGTTTATACCAAGCACAATGACTTGCCGGTGACGGGTCTGGCCACTTGGCTCAAGGCGCGTTTTGCGACCGATTGCGTGATCTGCGTTTGCGAATACACCCGCCGCAAACTGGCGCAGACAGCCTATGCCCACGGCGCCTTGCGCGTGGTGTACAACGGCATCGATCTGGCCCGTTATGCGCCGCTGGATGCCGCTGCAACTCAGGCTGCACGGGCGCAATGGCTGCCAGCAAACGAACAACACGTGCTGGCTCTCGGTAGCAATGCGGGCACGCCGGATTACAAGGGCTGGCTGGATCTGGTCGAAGCGGTGTCCACGTTGCCTGATAATCTGCGCCGCCAGGTGCGTATCGTCATGGCTGGCGAAACGCCGTCCGCCCGCCAGGTGGAGCGCGTTGCGGCGTTAGGCATGACAGAACGAGTCACCTTCTCCGGTTTGCTGGATGACGTGCGCCCGCTGGTCGCGGCGCTGGATATCGGTTTTGTGATTTCGCACCAGGAAACCATCTCCTTTGCCTGCCGTGAAATGATGGCTATGGGCAAACCGGCGCTGGTATCGGATGTGGGTGGCCTGCCAGAAAACGTGACTTCCGGCGTTGATGGCTGGGTAGTGCCGGCGCGTAATCCTGCTGCTTTGGCGCAATGGTTGACCGGCATATTGGCCCAGCGCGAGCAACTACCCGCCATGGCACACGCCGCGCGCGATAAAGCGGTGCGTGAATTTTCGCTCGATACCTTTGTGCAGGGCACCGAGCAGGTTTACCGCGATCTGCTCGCCGCACGCTAA